In one Oryza glaberrima chromosome 2, OglaRS2, whole genome shotgun sequence genomic region, the following are encoded:
- the LOC127761291 gene encoding expansin-A23, producing the protein MTTDMAPARAFVLVLLAVASASTAAANTATTTPTNPVDAPTQWQKAHATFYGGADASGTMGGACGYGNLYSQGYGTRNAALSTALFNDGASCGQCYKIACDRKRAPQWCKPGVTVTITATNFCPPNWNLPSDNGGWCNPPRPHFDMAQPAWEKIGIYSAGIIPVIYQRVPCVKKGGLRFTINGHDYFQLVLVTNVAAAGSIKSMEVMGSNTADWMPMARNWGAQWHSLAYLTGQGLSFRVTNTDDQTLVFTNVVPPGWKFGQIFASKLQFK; encoded by the exons ATGACGACAGACATGGCCCCAGCTCGAGCGTTCGTGTTGGTGCTGCTCGCAGTCGCCAGTGCATCGACGGCCGCGGCCAAcacagcgacgacgacgcccacAAACCCGGTGGATGCGCCGACCCAGTGGCAGAAGGCGCACGCGACGTTCTACGGCGGCGCGGACGCGTCGGGGACGATGGGCGGGGCGTGCGGATACGGCAACCTGTACTCGCAGGGGTACGGCACGCGGAACGCGGCGCTGAGCACGGCGCTGTTCAACGACGGCGCGTCGTGCGGGCAGTGCTACAAGATCGCCTGCGACCGCAAGAGGGCGCCGCAGTGGTGCAAGCCCGGCGTCACCGTTACCATCACCGCCACCAATTTCTGCCCGCCCAACTGGAACCTGCCCAGTGACAATGGTGGCTGGTGCAACCCACCACGGCCGCACTTTGACATGGCACAGCCGGCTTGGGAGAAGATCGGCATCTACAGCGCAGGCATCATACCGGTCATCTATCAAAG GGTTCCTTGCGTGAAGAAGGGTGGCCTGCGGTTCACCATTAACGGTCACGACTACTTCCAGCTAGTACTGGTGACCAACGTCGCGGCGGCAGGGTCAATCAAGTCCATGGAGGTTATGGGTTCCAACACAGCGGACTGGATGCCGATGGCACGTAACTGGGGCGCCCAATGGCATTCACTGGCCTACCTCACCGGTCAAGGTCTATCCTTTAGGGTCACCAACACAGATGACCAAACGCTCGTCTTCACCAACGTCGTGCCACCAGGATGGAAGTTTGGCCAGATATTTGCAAGCAAGCTGCAGTTCAAGTGA